Proteins encoded within one genomic window of Episyrphus balteatus chromosome 1, idEpiBalt1.1, whole genome shotgun sequence:
- the LOC129906622 gene encoding sister chromatid cohesion protein DCC1, with amino-acid sequence MNTVMEVDEEKVTLPYIRNLEDVKEIINHARLDKRNLTPVTQSFYFPSKKTGNEKFRLLELNPHLLKSIRDGETLFFKGGLHESAVLCSNEKTYEVKETEISNSLLLIPDLKFAAQTSTSPLKSPRIGANSSLERINNDDSDDDEVTIERVLEQKKILKVVYDYFECREIQPRFRKLNDLLMMTRYSGPENEYSIEKKLLFTFDQLLDTVQCSKKQFEEGLKRIRSLELDGFIRVLDYEYEYRVISLMMAIISENSWQLNEVDKVETIAALEEIVPKQIVEGIFNIYAQPVENSDKFEYNEELLARIVALNILKPGLKFRVQEFMSTWQSALVEGLDVHEKYLRGIGIIDKESKPPCVRSLNEENITTNIHDRIDLLFKMKTRWTIEEIEPYLEYFSTPTMNVSSLLAKYARSFMVDGVRRYVAKHM; translated from the exons aTGAACACTGTAATGGAAGTAGATGAAGAAAAAGTAACACTACC GTATATCCGAAATCTCGAAGATgttaaagaaattataaatcATGCACGTTTAGATAAAAGAAATTTAACTCCAGTAACACAG TCTTTCTACTTCCCGTCGAAAAAAACTGGAAATGAAAAGTTTCGGCTTTTAGAATTAAACCCACATCTCCTTAAAAGTATTCGCGATGGAGAGACGTTGTTTTTCAAGGGAGGCCTCCATGAAAGTGCTGTTCTTTGCTCAAATGAAAAAACCTATGAAGTTAAAGAAACTGAAATATCAAACAGTCTCCTCCTTATTCCCGACCTGAAATTCGCTGCACAAACAAGCACATCTCCTCTTAAGAGTCCAAGAATTGGTGCGAATTCTTCCTTAGAACGCATTAATAATGATGACAGTGATGATGATGAGGTTACCATAGAAAGAGTTttagaacagaaaaaaattttgaaggttGTCTATGATTACTTTGAATGTAGAGAAATCCAACCTCGGTTTCGCAAGCTAAACGATCTTTTAATGATGACGCGCTATTCTGGTCCTGAAAATGAATATTCAAtcgaaaaaaaactgttatttaCATTTGATCAATTGCTTGACACTGTCCAATGTAGCAAAAAACAATTTGAGGAGGGCTTGAAACGAATTAGATCTTTGGAACTAGATGGATTCATAAGAGTATTAGACTACGAATATGAATATCGCGTTATCAGCTTAATGATGGCCATCATATCGGAAAATTCATGGCAGTTAAATGAAGTTGACAAAGTTGAAACGATAGCTGCACTTGAAGAAATTGTACCAAAGCAGATTGTGGAgggaattttcaatatttatgccCAACCAGTCGAAAATTCTGATAAATTCGAGTATAACGAAGAACTACTAGCGCGTATTGTGGCATTAAATATTCTCAAGCCAGGTTTGAAATTTCGAGTTCAAGAATTTATGTCCACTTGGCAAAGTGCCCTGGTTGAAGGGTTAGATGTTCAT gaaaaatatcTTCGTGGAATTGGTATAATTGATAAAGAATCCAAGCCTCCGTGTGTTAGGTCATTAAACGAGGAAAATATTACTACAAATATTCACGACAGGATTGATTTGctgttcaaaatgaaaacaaggtGGACTATTGAAGAAATTGAACCGTACTTGGAATACTTTTCAACGCCAACAATGAATGTGTCATCTCTTCTTGCAAAATATGCTAGATCATTTATGGTAGATGGTGTAAGGCGTTACGTTGCGAAACACATGTAA